One region of Pirellulales bacterium genomic DNA includes:
- the alaS gene encoding alanine--tRNA ligase — translation MQTDEIRESYLRYFESQGCKRCASDVLVPRWDPTVLFTPAGMNPFKDHFLGKIKLEFTRATSCQKCLRTGDIDNVGRTAYHHTFFEMLGNFSFGDYFKTEAIHWAWEWLTSKKWMALDPNRLSVTVYLDDDEAANIWHNQIGLPLERISRCGEDENFWPAEAPSKGPDGVCGPCSEIYYEASPGKKVEIWNLVFTQFNRVGDPPNNLRPLPSKNIDTGMGLERMAAVMQGVDTNYHIDTLRPLVEAAGEVCGVKYIPADDNGRRLRRIADHVRACTVAIHEEVVPGPKKQGYVIKRLLRRAVLDGHQMGVRKPFLCELVGKVAELLRKPYPELAETTNRVGKMIQSEEASFLNTIEGGLDRINRLFAAMQKENRVLINGRETAELYTTHGFPPELLETLAGEHNLQVDWPAFQAEMAEHGKISGGGKVVDVFAHKPIDTLKKTLDVTNFLGYETTEATGTIVGIIAQDKLCESMEEIGHAQPVTVVLDQTPFYGESGGQVGDTGQLTAAGMIFDVLDTHKDGGFILHLGHLRQGTLKLQQEVNATVNSARRDGIRRAHSATHILHYALQRHVGSHAKQQGSKVDDDLLRFDFANPEAVSRETLQTIESEVNQLLTTAAPVDWQYLPIAEARKTGAMMLFGEKYPEIVRMVSIGNFSKELCGGTHVANTGQIGLIRVIGEESVSSGTRRIIAATGQVALERARSAEQTLQETANLLRSSVADVPQRVAALTKEIKELKKQLAAGAKAGVSLDKLLAEALTIAGTTVVIAETPGAESQGMRELIDTIRKKNNSSAVLLASGEEGKVTLVCGISRDLQERGLSAGDWIKAAAEAVGGRGGGRPDMAQAGGKHPEKIGEALAAARASLEKLLAAP, via the coding sequence ATGCAGACCGACGAAATTCGCGAATCCTATCTCCGCTACTTTGAATCACAAGGCTGCAAACGCTGTGCTAGCGATGTGTTGGTCCCCCGCTGGGATCCCACGGTGCTCTTTACCCCGGCGGGGATGAACCCGTTTAAAGATCACTTTTTGGGTAAAATCAAGCTCGAATTTACCCGCGCCACCAGTTGCCAAAAATGCCTCCGCACCGGCGATATCGATAATGTCGGCCGGACCGCCTATCACCATACCTTTTTTGAAATGCTGGGCAACTTTAGCTTTGGCGATTATTTTAAAACCGAAGCGATTCATTGGGCCTGGGAATGGCTGACCAGCAAAAAATGGATGGCCTTGGATCCCAACCGGCTCAGCGTCACGGTATACCTGGATGATGACGAGGCGGCGAATATCTGGCACAACCAGATCGGCCTGCCGTTGGAGCGTATCTCTCGTTGCGGCGAGGACGAAAACTTTTGGCCCGCCGAAGCCCCCAGCAAAGGCCCCGATGGCGTCTGCGGCCCCTGCAGCGAAATTTATTACGAAGCCTCTCCGGGCAAAAAGGTCGAAATCTGGAATCTGGTTTTTACCCAATTCAACCGCGTCGGCGATCCGCCGAACAATCTGCGCCCGCTTCCTAGTAAAAACATCGACACCGGCATGGGGCTGGAACGGATGGCCGCCGTCATGCAGGGCGTTGATACAAATTATCACATTGACACTCTGCGGCCACTAGTCGAGGCCGCCGGCGAAGTCTGCGGCGTAAAATACATTCCCGCCGACGATAACGGCCGCCGCCTGCGGCGCATCGCCGACCATGTGCGGGCCTGTACCGTCGCCATTCATGAGGAAGTTGTTCCCGGCCCCAAGAAACAAGGCTACGTCATCAAACGCCTGCTCCGCCGCGCCGTCCTGGACGGCCATCAAATGGGCGTGCGCAAGCCGTTCCTTTGCGAGCTTGTCGGCAAGGTCGCGGAACTATTGCGCAAGCCATATCCCGAACTTGCCGAAACCACCAACCGCGTCGGCAAAATGATCCAAAGCGAGGAAGCCAGCTTTCTCAATACGATCGAAGGGGGCTTGGACCGGATCAACCGGCTCTTTGCCGCCATGCAAAAGGAAAACCGCGTCCTCATTAACGGTCGCGAAACGGCGGAACTGTACACCACGCATGGATTTCCCCCGGAACTGCTGGAAACCCTGGCCGGAGAGCATAACCTGCAGGTCGATTGGCCCGCGTTTCAGGCGGAAATGGCCGAGCATGGCAAAATTTCCGGCGGCGGAAAGGTTGTGGATGTCTTCGCCCACAAACCCATCGATACGCTGAAGAAAACGCTGGATGTCACGAACTTTTTGGGTTACGAAACCACGGAGGCGACCGGCACGATCGTGGGCATTATCGCCCAGGACAAATTGTGCGAATCGATGGAAGAAATTGGGCACGCGCAACCGGTGACGGTGGTGCTGGACCAGACACCATTTTACGGGGAGAGTGGCGGTCAAGTGGGGGATACGGGTCAATTGACCGCCGCTGGTATGATCTTTGACGTATTGGACACGCACAAGGATGGGGGGTTTATTTTGCATCTGGGGCATTTGCGCCAAGGGACGCTGAAGCTGCAGCAGGAAGTGAACGCCACGGTCAATTCCGCGCGGCGGGACGGGATTCGCCGGGCGCATTCGGCGACGCACATATTGCATTATGCCCTGCAACGACATGTCGGTTCGCACGCCAAACAACAAGGCTCCAAGGTGGACGACGACCTGCTGCGGTTTGACTTTGCCAATCCCGAGGCGGTGTCGCGGGAAACGCTGCAAACGATTGAGAGCGAGGTGAACCAACTGTTGACCACGGCCGCGCCGGTTGATTGGCAATATCTGCCGATTGCCGAAGCGCGCAAAACCGGCGCGATGATGCTCTTTGGCGAGAAATATCCCGAAATTGTCCGAATGGTCAGCATTGGGAACTTTAGCAAGGAACTGTGCGGCGGGACGCATGTGGCCAACACGGGCCAGATCGGCCTGATCCGGGTGATCGGCGAGGAGAGCGTTTCCTCCGGCACGCGGCGGATCATTGCCGCGACCGGCCAAGTCGCCCTGGAACGGGCCCGCTCCGCCGAGCAAACCCTTCAAGAGACCGCCAACCTGCTGCGCAGTAGCGTGGCCGATGTGCCGCAGCGCGTCGCCGCCCTGACCAAGGAAATCAAAGAGCTAAAAAAACAACTGGCCGCCGGCGCCAAAGCGGGAGTCTCCCTGGACAAACTGCTGGCCGAGGCCCTGACCATTGCCGGGACGACCGTCGTCATTGCCGAAACCCCCGGCGCCGAAAGTCAGGGAATGCGCGAACTGATAGACACCATTCGTAAAAAGAACAACAGCAGCGCGGTTCTGTTGGCCAGCGGCGAAGAGGGTAAGGTCACGCTGGTCTGCGGGATCAGCCGTGACCTGCAGGAACGGGGGTTGAGCGCGGGGGACTGGATCAAAGCCGCGGCCGAGGCCGTCGGTGGACGGGGCGGGGGCCGTCCCGACATGGCGCAAGCGGGGGGGAAGCATCCGGAAAAAATTGGCGAGGCGCTCGCAGCCGCCCGCGCTAGCCTGGAAAAACTTTTGGCGGCGCCTTAG
- a CDS encoding PEP-CTERM sorting domain-containing protein has protein sequence MRASLAAGWATLLAVLLWSAPVHAVLISNEPFGYSSIGPASVDLLGKNGGTGWGSPWKAGAFNASITTNYDIGSGSLVLPGNNYSTGNRTTSTQPQTGISGLIRDFDSPIPSTATQTMWLSVLLRPENPVNQGAFNGFFGIYLRGSLTDVFIGKPGGGSLFNYVVEERGGGSQLVGSGSASVAANQIKQLVMRVDLTPGADLFRLAVNPATPISTLQPGLNLNIGNVLGVAVYSSGAHSVDEIRWGTTFADVIPEPSSIWLTVAGLAGAVCWAWRKRVPG, from the coding sequence ATGCGAGCTAGTCTTGCCGCCGGGTGGGCGACTCTCTTGGCGGTGTTATTATGGTCCGCCCCCGTCCATGCGGTGCTAATTTCGAACGAACCATTCGGTTACTCGTCGATTGGCCCGGCATCGGTTGACCTGCTGGGAAAAAACGGTGGCACCGGTTGGGGCAGCCCCTGGAAAGCGGGCGCGTTCAACGCCAGCATCACCACGAATTACGACATTGGCAGTGGTTCCTTAGTGTTGCCTGGTAATAATTACTCCACCGGCAACCGGACAACCTCGACACAGCCGCAAACCGGCATCTCGGGCTTGATCCGCGATTTTGACTCGCCCATTCCCTCCACAGCCACCCAAACCATGTGGCTAAGCGTGCTTCTGCGACCTGAAAATCCCGTCAATCAAGGTGCTTTTAACGGCTTTTTTGGAATTTACCTGCGGGGAAGCCTGACGGATGTCTTTATTGGCAAACCCGGCGGCGGCAGCCTGTTCAATTATGTTGTGGAAGAACGGGGCGGCGGTAGTCAACTGGTGGGGAGCGGTTCCGCATCCGTGGCAGCCAACCAAATCAAACAACTCGTCATGCGGGTCGACTTGACCCCCGGTGCCGACCTCTTTCGCCTGGCTGTCAACCCCGCTACCCCCATTTCAACCTTGCAACCCGGCCTGAACCTGAATATTGGCAACGTGCTGGGCGTCGCGGTTTATTCCTCCGGTGCCCATAGCGTGGACGAGATTCGCTGGGGGACGACCTTTGCGGACGTGATTCCCGAACCGAGCAGCATCTGGCTGACAGTGGCAGGATTGGCCGGCGCGGTGTGTTGGGCGTGGCGGAAACGAGTCCCTGGCTGA
- a CDS encoding DUF1501 domain-containing protein, with amino-acid sequence MLTFLGRRQKFCDGVSRRDFLKIGSMATGSLAVMGASLADVYRAEATPVADKLGGLGNKSIINIFLAGGPSHIDMFDMKPEAPPEIRGEFNPSATNIPGIEINSLMPQLAKLADKFAVIRSLTGIRDEHSSWQTETGFSENDLKSSGGHPSLGAVVAKMHGPTNGPVPRFVDLTGHTQHGFLGAVYAGFRPDGNGRENLRMRGEIGMDRLNDRAKLLGEIDRIRRDVDNSRMMEAMDSFNQRAIDVITGSKMADALKIEDESQAVKEEYGLDTNGGGDNQRFLLSRKLIEAGVRCVSFSWGGWDTHERNFVQLRDQLPRLDHGLGALIRDLDQRGMLADTAIVMWGEFGRTPRVNGSAGRDHWSRSSSCFLAGGGLKTGQVIGSTSRYGEAPQDRPVHLHEVFATLYHLMGIDAKNTTLIDNNGRPQYLVEHPQVIGELV; translated from the coding sequence ATGCTGACATTTCTTGGCCGCCGACAAAAGTTTTGTGATGGCGTGAGTCGTCGGGATTTTCTAAAAATTGGATCTATGGCCACCGGCAGTCTGGCGGTCATGGGGGCGAGTTTGGCCGATGTTTATCGCGCCGAAGCCACTCCGGTCGCTGATAAATTGGGTGGGTTGGGCAATAAATCTATTATTAATATCTTTCTGGCGGGTGGGCCGTCGCACATTGATATGTTTGATATGAAGCCCGAAGCCCCTCCCGAAATCCGTGGGGAATTTAACCCCAGTGCGACAAATATTCCGGGTATCGAAATCAACAGCCTCATGCCGCAACTGGCCAAGCTGGCCGATAAATTCGCGGTGATCCGCTCCCTCACCGGTATTCGGGACGAACATTCCTCCTGGCAGACCGAGACCGGATTTAGCGAAAACGATCTCAAAAGCAGTGGTGGACACCCCAGCTTGGGGGCCGTGGTGGCTAAAATGCATGGCCCCACCAATGGTCCGGTGCCGCGCTTTGTGGATTTGACCGGGCATACGCAGCATGGATTTTTAGGGGCGGTCTATGCGGGCTTTCGACCCGATGGTAACGGACGCGAAAATCTACGCATGCGGGGGGAAATTGGGATGGATCGGTTGAACGACCGGGCCAAGCTCTTGGGCGAGATCGACCGTATTCGCCGCGATGTGGATAATAGCCGCATGATGGAAGCCATGGATTCCTTTAATCAGCGTGCAATTGACGTGATTACCGGCAGTAAAATGGCCGACGCCCTGAAAATCGAAGACGAATCCCAAGCGGTCAAAGAGGAATACGGCCTGGATACCAACGGCGGCGGCGATAACCAGCGGTTTTTACTTTCGCGCAAGCTAATCGAGGCGGGCGTGCGTTGTGTCAGCTTTAGCTGGGGGGGCTGGGACACCCATGAACGCAACTTTGTGCAACTGCGGGATCAGCTACCCCGGTTGGATCATGGCTTGGGGGCGCTCATTCGCGATTTGGACCAGCGGGGGATGCTGGCGGATACGGCGATTGTCATGTGGGGTGAATTTGGCCGCACGCCCCGTGTCAATGGCAGCGCGGGACGGGACCATTGGTCACGTTCCTCAAGTTGCTTTTTGGCGGGTGGCGGGTTAAAAACCGGCCAAGTCATTGGTTCGACCAGTCGCTACGGCGAGGCTCCGCAGGACCGCCCCGTCCACCTGCACGAGGTCTTCGCCACGCTGTACCATTTGATGGGAATTGACGCCAAGAACACGACCCTGATTGATAATAACGGCCGTCCCCAATATTTGGTGGAACATCCGCAGGTGATTGGCGAACTGGTGTAA
- a CDS encoding DUF2442 domain-containing protein, which yields MTEVRIQNLGFTEHAITVVFDNNQSIEIPLGYFPRLCHGTVEEQNQWQLIGDGLGVHWESLDEDLSIENFLLAYSKSKSPLLANHNQAPTPTKLP from the coding sequence ATGACAGAAGTCCGCATCCAAAACTTGGGTTTCACAGAACACGCCATCACTGTTGTTTTTGACAACAACCAGTCAATTGAGATTCCGCTTGGTTATTTTCCTCGATTATGCCACGGGACAGTGGAGGAACAGAATCAATGGCAATTGATTGGTGATGGTTTGGGCGTGCATTGGGAAAGCTTGGATGAAGATTTATCAATCGAGAACTTTTTACTGGCGTACAGCAAAAGCAAGTCCCCATTATTAGCGAATCACAATCAAGCCCCAACTCCCACCAAGCTCCCTTAG
- a CDS encoding Nramp family divalent metal transporter, with product MKPSPTDQDGDPATIDQTEAPPQTIIGILSRLGPGLIIAAAIVGSGELIATTKTGAAAGFTLLWLILIGCVIKVFAQVEIGRFTMTEGRTALDAFDQVPGPRMRVNWLCWYWLFMFIASIGQLGGIVGVVGQSLAIAVPITNDYNVLLAEQQQYDAAKKLLSSVNGPQSVSQENITSRPQRYTTDDLLWAVIITAATSLMLVIGRYGFVQHASTLMVAIFTVVSIINLIALQSTAEWHIGLGDIWGGLTFQFPDNNGIQTALATFGIIGVGASELVAYPYWCLEKGYARAAGQRDDTAAWGERARGWLRVLRWDAWVSLGVYTFATVAFYLTGATVLHRQGLEPGDDQVVPTLMEMYRPVFGVAATYIFLVGAFAVLYSTFFVASAGNARMAADALRVFRCGVRTPSQVKLWTVILSGAIPIISLAIFAWNKNPVTLILISGLAQAVMLPMLGGAALYYRYYRCDARLRPGIVWDAGLWISFAGLLLAGGWITWDRMGKLVAKVSELLTR from the coding sequence ATGAAACCCTCCCCCACCGACCAGGATGGCGATCCCGCGACCATCGACCAGACCGAGGCCCCGCCGCAAACCATTATCGGCATCTTGTCCCGGCTGGGACCGGGGTTGATTATCGCGGCGGCGATTGTCGGCAGCGGGGAACTTATTGCCACGACCAAGACCGGCGCCGCCGCGGGTTTTACGCTGCTCTGGCTAATTCTCATAGGTTGCGTGATCAAGGTCTTTGCCCAGGTCGAAATTGGCCGCTTTACCATGACCGAGGGGCGGACCGCGCTGGACGCTTTTGACCAGGTCCCCGGTCCCAGGATGCGCGTCAATTGGCTCTGCTGGTACTGGCTCTTTATGTTTATCGCTAGCATCGGTCAATTGGGGGGGATTGTCGGCGTCGTCGGCCAATCGCTGGCCATCGCCGTGCCAATCACCAACGATTACAACGTTTTATTGGCGGAGCAGCAGCAATATGATGCCGCCAAAAAATTGTTATCATCAGTTAATGGGCCACAAAGTGTTTCCCAGGAGAATATAACCTCGCGCCCCCAGCGCTATACCACGGACGATCTCCTTTGGGCGGTCATCATCACCGCCGCCACCTCACTCATGCTGGTCATCGGTCGGTACGGCTTTGTCCAGCACGCCTCCACACTGATGGTGGCGATCTTTACCGTGGTCAGCATCATTAACCTTATCGCCCTGCAAAGTACCGCCGAGTGGCACATCGGTCTGGGGGACATTTGGGGGGGATTGACGTTTCAATTTCCCGATAACAACGGCATTCAGACGGCATTGGCCACGTTTGGCATCATTGGCGTTGGAGCGAGTGAACTTGTCGCGTACCCGTACTGGTGCCTGGAAAAAGGATACGCCCGCGCGGCGGGGCAACGCGATGACACCGCCGCCTGGGGGGAACGCGCTCGCGGCTGGCTGCGCGTATTGCGGTGGGACGCTTGGGTCTCGCTGGGCGTGTATACATTCGCCACGGTGGCGTTTTATTTGACCGGGGCCACGGTCTTGCACCGGCAGGGACTAGAACCCGGTGACGACCAAGTCGTGCCGACACTCATGGAAATGTACCGTCCCGTGTTTGGCGTGGCGGCCACCTACATTTTTTTGGTGGGGGCGTTCGCGGTCCTGTATTCCACGTTTTTTGTGGCGAGCGCCGGCAACGCCCGCATGGCCGCGGATGCCCTGCGGGTCTTTCGCTGCGGCGTGCGTACGCCATCACAGGTAAAACTGTGGACGGTAATCCTGAGCGGTGCTATCCCCATAATTTCACTGGCTATTTTTGCCTGGAACAAAAACCCGGTCACGCTGATCCTTATTAGTGGACTCGCCCAAGCGGTCATGCTGCCGATGCTGGGGGGGGCGGCGTTGTACTATCGCTACTATCGCTGCGACGCCCGGCTGCGTCCTGGAATCGTCTGGGACGCGGGGTTGTGGATTTCCTTTGCGGGATTGCTGTTGGCCGGTGGGTGGATCACCTGGGACAGAATGGGGAAGCTGGTGGCGAAAGTTTCTGAGCTACTGACTAGGTGA
- the mfd gene encoding transcription-repair coupling factor translates to MSTDLAPPATAPLAPLVDYLDAQPEYSANLASLHAGHSLTLGGVWGSSCALVVANLLRHTTGPLLVVLPNISDVESLAADLALFTTVSPAILPAWESASEDLTLADEIHGERLRLLKQLQQASPPRLLLTGIQALLQPLPSPAQLAQSTNTLNVGDQVDLPELTRWLVENGFESTTAVQLPGEFALRGGILDLFAADWEYPLRIEFFDDQVESIRAFEISTQRSQGALSRCDLTLIHPARSDRAQLTDYLPPGTWVLVVEPPELQEEARYFLQRVEKPQDYHELDDVTRALFQFPSITAAAIAGSSLEAHCDLRFESVERFSGDFEKVRSELDAAGQGQTVYLICPTPAEVERYQELFGQTALALAGTLHFIVGHLRSGFRLVSERIALVSANELFQRADVSSAGRKRLSRVIDSFLDLREGDYVVHLGHGIGKYRGLKLLEKGNQTEEHLEVEFRGGTKVFVPATNIELVQKYVGGTKSRPTLATIGGKTWLKQKAAAERAVQDLALDMLRLQATRASRPGISFPANSPWQAEFDAAFPFSETPDQLSAIAAIKKDMARPQPMDRLLCGDVGFGKTEVAMRGAFQAVEAGYQVAVLVPTTILAEQHGRSFKARLAGFPFHISTLSRFCTQKEQERILRAAAAGGVDIVIGTHRLAQHDVKFANLGLLIIDEEQRFGVDIKERLKALRATVDVLTMTATPIPRTLHMSLLGLRDISNLETAPENRQAVETRIARFDEELIRHAILRELNRGGQIYFVHNRINDIHELAAKLQRIVPEASICIGHGQMHEDDLESVMLGFIDKKYDILIATTIIESGLDIPNANTIFIDEADKYGLADLHQLRGRVGRHKHRAYCYLLVDPHKFLSSNSVKRLRAIEEFSSLGAGFAIAMRDLEIRGAGNILGTQQSGHIASVGYELYCELLEAAVRGLQRLPAKEQIQVHLDLPVEAYLPRTYVPDMRLKIDLYRRLSRVTRMDQLADLRAELLDRFGDLPPPVEKMLELGELRILAAQWKIDTIQREDIYAVLCYQERSLIERLAKLSRGKLRIVDHRSAYLPLDAATVASEAILPPLKSLLRLGADAG, encoded by the coding sequence ATGAGCACCGACCTGGCTCCACCCGCTACGGCCCCTTTGGCCCCGCTGGTGGATTATCTCGATGCGCAGCCGGAATATTCCGCCAATTTAGCCAGTCTGCACGCTGGACATAGCCTAACCCTGGGCGGTGTATGGGGATCGAGCTGCGCGCTGGTCGTGGCTAACTTGCTTCGACACACCACTGGCCCTTTGCTGGTGGTGTTGCCAAATATAAGTGATGTAGAATCTTTAGCCGCTGATCTGGCGTTATTTACCACGGTTAGTCCAGCAATCTTACCCGCCTGGGAATCCGCCAGCGAAGATCTGACCCTGGCTGACGAAATTCACGGTGAACGGCTGCGATTGCTAAAGCAATTGCAGCAAGCGTCCCCGCCCCGGCTGCTGCTTACCGGCATTCAGGCCCTGCTGCAGCCCCTGCCCAGTCCCGCGCAACTTGCCCAATCGACCAATACACTCAACGTAGGCGATCAGGTTGATCTGCCGGAATTGACCCGTTGGCTGGTGGAAAATGGTTTTGAAAGCACCACCGCCGTGCAACTACCGGGGGAATTTGCCCTGCGCGGCGGCATTTTGGATCTGTTTGCGGCTGACTGGGAATATCCCCTGCGGATCGAATTTTTTGACGATCAAGTCGAATCCATCCGCGCCTTTGAAATCTCCACCCAACGCAGCCAGGGAGCGCTTTCGCGCTGCGACCTGACACTGATCCACCCCGCCCGTTCCGATCGCGCCCAACTGACGGATTATCTTCCTCCAGGAACTTGGGTGTTAGTAGTGGAACCGCCTGAACTGCAGGAAGAAGCCCGGTATTTTTTGCAGCGGGTGGAAAAACCGCAGGATTACCACGAGTTGGACGACGTCACCCGCGCGCTGTTTCAGTTTCCTTCGATCACGGCGGCGGCAATTGCCGGCAGTTCACTGGAGGCGCATTGCGATCTGCGATTTGAGTCGGTCGAGCGATTCAGCGGCGATTTTGAAAAAGTCCGCAGCGAGCTGGACGCGGCGGGGCAGGGTCAGACCGTGTACCTGATATGTCCCACCCCCGCCGAGGTCGAACGCTATCAAGAACTCTTTGGCCAAACGGCCCTGGCCCTGGCGGGCACGTTGCATTTTATCGTGGGACATTTGCGCTCGGGCTTTCGATTGGTGAGCGAGCGGATCGCTCTGGTCAGTGCCAACGAGCTGTTCCAGCGGGCCGATGTTTCTTCCGCCGGGCGCAAACGCCTGAGCCGCGTGATCGATAGCTTTTTGGATTTGCGCGAGGGTGACTACGTGGTCCATTTGGGCCATGGAATCGGCAAATATCGCGGGCTTAAGCTGCTGGAAAAAGGGAACCAGACCGAGGAACACCTGGAAGTCGAATTTCGCGGCGGGACAAAGGTGTTTGTCCCCGCGACCAATATCGAACTAGTCCAAAAGTACGTCGGCGGAACCAAGTCCCGTCCCACGTTGGCCACTATCGGCGGCAAAACCTGGCTCAAACAAAAAGCGGCCGCCGAGCGCGCGGTTCAGGACCTGGCGCTGGATATGTTGCGGCTGCAAGCCACCCGCGCCTCGCGCCCCGGGATCAGCTTTCCCGCCAATAGCCCCTGGCAAGCTGAATTTGACGCGGCTTTTCCCTTTAGCGAAACTCCTGACCAGCTCAGCGCCATTGCCGCCATCAAAAAGGACATGGCCCGACCACAGCCCATGGACCGCCTCCTCTGCGGAGATGTCGGCTTTGGCAAGACCGAAGTCGCCATGCGCGGGGCGTTTCAGGCGGTGGAGGCTGGCTACCAAGTCGCGGTGCTGGTCCCCACGACCATCCTGGCCGAGCAACATGGCCGCAGCTTTAAAGCGCGGCTGGCGGGCTTTCCCTTTCATATTTCCACGCTCAGCCGATTCTGCACCCAAAAGGAACAAGAACGCATCTTACGCGCGGCCGCGGCCGGCGGAGTGGATATTGTCATCGGCACCCATCGCCTGGCCCAGCATGATGTAAAATTTGCCAATCTGGGCCTGTTGATCATCGACGAGGAGCAGCGCTTTGGCGTGGATATCAAGGAACGGCTGAAGGCCCTGCGGGCGACCGTGGATGTGCTAACCATGACCGCCACGCCCATCCCGAGGACGCTGCATATGTCGCTGTTGGGCCTGCGGGACATTAGCAATCTCGAGACGGCGCCGGAAAACCGCCAGGCGGTGGAAACGCGGATCGCCCGCTTTGACGAAGAACTGATCCGACACGCCATCCTACGTGAATTGAACCGCGGCGGGCAGATTTACTTTGTGCATAATCGGATTAATGACATTCACGAGTTGGCGGCCAAGCTACAGCGCATCGTCCCCGAAGCGAGTATTTGCATCGGTCACGGTCAAATGCACGAGGACGACCTGGAAAGCGTGATGCTGGGCTTTATTGACAAAAAATATGACATCCTGATCGCCACCACCATCATCGAAAGCGGCCTGGATATTCCCAACGCCAATACCATTTTTATTGATGAGGCCGACAAGTACGGCCTGGCCGACCTGCACCAGTTACGCGGTCGCGTGGGCCGGCATAAGCACCGCGCCTATTGTTATTTATTGGTTGATCCGCACAAGTTTCTCAGTTCTAACTCTGTCAAGCGGCTGCGGGCAATCGAGGAATTTAGTTCGCTGGGAGCGGGCTTTGCCATTGCCATGCGGGATCTGGAAATTCGCGGCGCGGGAAATATCCTCGGCACGCAGCAAAGCGGCCATATCGCCAGCGTGGGTTATGAATTGTATTGCGAATTGCTGGAGGCGGCAGTGCGGGGGTTGCAGCGATTACCCGCCAAGGAACAAATTCAGGTTCATCTGGATTTGCCCGTCGAGGCGTACCTGCCCCGCACCTACGTGCCGGATATGCGCTTAAAAATCGATCTTTATCGCCGCCTCTCGCGCGTGACCAGGATGGATCAACTGGCCGACCTGCGCGCCGAGCTGTTGGACCGCTTTGGCGATTTGCCCCCGCCTGTCGAAAAGATGCTGGAACTGGGGGAATTGCGAATATTGGCGGCGCAATGGAAAATCGACACCATCCAGCGCGAAGACATCTATGCCGTCCTGTGCTATCAAGAACGGAGCTTGATCGAACGCCTGGCCAAGCTGAGCCGGGGTAAACTGCGCATCGTCGATCACCGCAGCGCCTACCTGCCGCTCGATGCCGCCACTGTCGCTAGCGAGGCGATCCTCCCCCCCCTCAAATCGCTCTTGCGGCTAGGCGCGGACGCTGGCTAA
- the msrA gene encoding peptide-methionine (S)-S-oxide reductase MsrA encodes MSPPTTELATLGGGCFWCLEACYEQVRGVERVVSGYAGGGVPNPSYEQVCGGYTGHAEVVQLTFDPAIITYRDLLTIFFGIHDPTTPNRQGADVGTQYRSVIYTHSAEQETTARELIAELNKEQIWPGPIVTQVAPLVKFFPAEDYHQGYYQANPDQPYCQAVVGPKAAKLRQKFTQWLKA; translated from the coding sequence ATGTCCCCTCCGACAACCGAATTGGCCACGCTGGGTGGCGGCTGCTTTTGGTGCCTCGAGGCCTGCTATGAACAAGTGCGAGGCGTCGAGCGCGTGGTGTCTGGCTATGCGGGGGGGGGCGTGCCCAACCCCAGTTACGAGCAAGTTTGCGGCGGCTATACCGGCCATGCCGAAGTGGTACAACTGACCTTTGATCCCGCGATCATCACCTACCGCGATTTGCTGACGATCTTTTTTGGGATTCATGATCCCACCACGCCCAACCGCCAGGGGGCGGATGTCGGCACGCAATATCGGTCGGTCATTTATACGCATTCAGCGGAGCAGGAGACCACCGCCCGCGAACTGATCGCCGAGCTTAACAAAGAGCAGATCTGGCCCGGTCCAATTGTCACGCAGGTCGCGCCCTTGGTTAAGTTTTTTCCCGCCGAGGATTATCACCAGGGATATTATCAGGCAAATCCCGATCAGCCCTATTGTCAGGCGGTGGTCGGGCCCAAGGCGGCCAAACTGCGGCAGAAGTTTACGCAGTGGTTAAAGGCGTAG